A region of Paramormyrops kingsleyae isolate MSU_618 chromosome 17, PKINGS_0.4, whole genome shotgun sequence DNA encodes the following proteins:
- the LOC111849226 gene encoding LOW QUALITY PROTEIN: somatolactin-like (The sequence of the model RefSeq protein was modified relative to this genomic sequence to represent the inferred CDS: substituted 1 base at 1 genomic stop codon): protein MSASSSSKPMLAPPVTWSGTLDHPLDCMDDQGGVARCPSISXDQLLDRVIQLAELIYQVSKESCALFLSKICLIPSHGRLNHGRNECMPKSFPIPSSKSEMQQVLEKWLLHSVLMLVQSWIKPLVYLQTTLGRYNDAPIALLSKTKWVSDKLLRLEQGVVVLIRKMLDKGALTATKYDRSPVSCDTHPEIQESILKDYTVISSFKKDTHKMETFLKLLKCRQTDKFGGFPF from the exons ATGTCGGCCAGTTCTTCCAGCAAGCCCATGTTGGCTCCTCCTGTGACCTGGTCCGGGACTCTGGATCACCCTCTGGACTGCATGGACGATCAGGGCGGCGTGGCTCGCTGCCCGTCCATCTCCTAGGACCAGCTGCTGGACCGGGTCATCCAGCTGGCCGAGCTTATATACCAGGTTTCCAAGGAATCCTGTGCGCTCTTTCTGAGTAAAATCTGTTTAATCCCATCACATGGTAGGCTG AACCACGGAAGGAACGAGTGCATGCCCAAATCCTTTCCAATCCCCAGCTCCAAGAGTGAAATGCAACAGGTCTTG GAAAAGTGGCTTCTCCACTCGGTCCTAATGTTGGTGCAGTCCTGGATAAAGCCACTGGTCTATCTGCAGACGACCCTCGGTCGCTACAACGATGCACCCATTGCCCTGCTCAGCAAGACCAAGTGGGTGTCAGACAAGCTGTTGAGGTTGGAGCAGGGTGTTGTGGTCCTCATCAGGAAG ATGCTGGACAAGGGCGCGCTGACGGCCACCAAGTACGACCGGAGCCCGGTGAGCTGCGACACACACCCCGAGATTCAGGAGTCCATCCTCAAAGACTACACCGTGATCTCCAGCTTCAAGAAGGACACCCACAAGATGGAGACCTTCCTCAAGCTTCTAAAATGCCGGCAGACCGACAAGTTCGGCGGCTTCCCGTTCTGA